The Macaca nemestrina isolate mMacNem1 chromosome 17, mMacNem.hap1, whole genome shotgun sequence genome contains the following window.
AGaaacaaatgtttacattttattgcAACCTAAACACCATCCAGGGAAATGCTGCTTGTGTGTGGAACTCTACTGTTTTGAATTTCCTCAAGGTATACAGAATAAAgtcaggagaaaaagaagaaggatcTGAGATCTGATGTATTCAGATTTAACTAACTGGGTTCAGGCCTCTGCCATACATCTCATTCCTTTCTCAGCAGATCCCTCTGAGAAGGAAGTGTTACCATTTCCTtgttacagctgaggaaactgagggacgGCGCCAAAGACAGAGCCTGACACAATACATGCTCAATATATTGGATTGAATTGGAGGGAAAACGTTCAATGGGTAAGAGAAGGGAAAAAGGTGgactggcgtggtggctcacacctgtaatcccagcactttgggaggccaaagcgggcagatcacttgaggtcaggagtttgagaacagcctggacaacatggtgaaaccccgtctctactaaaaatacaaaaattggccgggcgcggtggctcaagcctgtaatcccagcactttgggaggccgaggcgggtggatcacgaggtcaggagatcgagactatcctggctaacatggtgaaaccccgtctctactaaaaatacaaaaaactagctgggcgtggtggcgggcgcctgtagtctcagctacttgggaggctgaggcgggagaatggcgtgaacccgggaggcggagcttgcagtgagccgagatcacgccactgcactccagcctgggagacacagcgagactccgtctcaaaaaaaaaaaaaaaaaaaaaaaaaaaaaaaaaaattagccaggcgtggtggcgggcgcctgtaatcccagctactcgggaggctgaggcaggaggatccgcTTGAACCCGGGGTGGGGGAAGCGGGGcgggcggttgcagtgagccgatatcgtgccactgcattccagcctgggcgacagagtgagactctgtctcaaaaaatacaaatacaattacgaaaaaactagctaggcttggtgggcctgtagtcccatctactcaggaggccgaggcaggagaacagttTGAACCGGGGAGAGggaagttgcagtcagccaagatcgctcagctgcactccagcctgggcgagagcgcCATACTCCAGGACCCCTCATCCGCCTCCGCCCCGTGTCTCCTCCCCTCATCTCCCAGGGGTCCTCTTTTGAGGGCACCCCCGCACCTCGACGGTCCAGGGAAGTCCCGCACGCCTGCCAGGCTGCAGCGAAGCGCCGAGGCGTGCGGGGTCCAAGGCTGGTGGTCCCTGTGGCGCGGTGCACACGCAGGGTCCGGGGTCGACCCCTCCACCGCGCCGGCGTCTGCTGGGGAAGTCAGTCCGCCTGGTCAGCCCAGAACCCCCGAATCCGGGGGCTGGAGCTCGGGAGCAGGCACAAGCGCCACTCTCCGCCTGCGCCGTGGAATGCGTGTCAGGACCACTCGGCAGCCCTTCCCCCAGCGCTGCCGGCCGCTGCTGGGGACAACCTCACGCTCCGGTCTCTTGCTCCTCCTCCTGACCCCAGCGCACCCCTATCCCCGCCCCAGATGCAGCGAGGCTCCCTCCGCCTTCAGCCCGGCAGAGTCGCACTAGGAGTTGCAGTGGCCGCAGCCCCGGGACCTTCCCGCTCACGGAGACCCAGACGGCTGCAGGAGCCCAGGCAGCCTCGGGGTCGACGGCACCATGAACGTCTCGGGCTGCCCAGGAGCCGGGAACGCGAGCCAGGTGGGCGGCGGGGGCGGCTGGCACCCCGAGGCGGTCATCGTGCCCCTGCTCTTCGCGCTCATCTTCCTCGTGGGCACCGTGGGCAACACGCTGGTGCTGGCGGTGCTGCTGCGCGGCGGCCAGGCGGTCAGCACCACCAACCTGTTCATTCTCAACCTGGGCGTGGCCGACCTGTGTTTCATCCTGTGCTGCGTGCCCTTCCAGGCCACCATCTACACGCTGGACGGCTGGGTGTTCGGCTCGCTGCTGTGCAAGGCTGTGCACTTCCTCATCTTCCTCACCATGCACGCCAGCAGCTTCACGCTGGCCGCTGTCTCGCTGGACAGGTGAGCCAGCGCCCTGGCCTCCCTGGGAGATGGGCATCCACTCGGGGGATGGAGCGGGAGGCGGGACCGGGGAATCAAGAAGGGATGCGCAGAGTGGGAGAGGACTTTAAGAAGGCAGTGGAAGACAAGCGGGCgcggaggaggagaaagaggaaatagaATGGGGGACCATGGTGTCCCCTCGGTTAGGTTCGTCCTGGGGCCTGGAAGCCTGGAGAATGTGGCTCTCCAGCTCCGCCCTCGCCTGACAACGCGCAGCATTTCCCGGTACGACGCGTTTGTGCGCGTTCGTCTAGCTTGAGCTTAATGCCCCCGTGAGGGTGGAATAGGACAAAGTGCCCAATGTACAGAAGAGTTGAGTTCCTAAGTAACTTGCTCAGAGTCGCCAGCCAGGGATCCGGTGCATAAAGTGACTGTCTCCTGCAGCCAACTTCAGTCACCCCACTGCACTCGCCTCCAAGCCAcagtttggttggttggttggtgtgGTCGGCTCAGGTCCAGGCTGTGGATCTTGGGTCCTTTGCGAGGACCCCCGCCGAAGTCCGAGCAAGCGTGTCTAAAGGTCCCTAGctcagtcccaactactctgccCCTCgcctccaaacaaaacaaaacaaaaccaaaaacaagtcaggggtggggagaggagcgTGCCCTGGGGTTCTCCAGCCAGAGGAGAGCGAGAGAGGCACAGTCGGGAGAGGGCGGGACTCAGGTGAAGCTTGAAATGACACTAGGATGGTTCCTGGGGAGGAAATCTGCGTatcttcccctctcccttctccgGAAAAACGGAGGTGAGGCCAGACTCCCCCCACACCTCCTGTAGCCACTGAGCGGGAAGTGCGTTGGTTCCCAGCGCGCTGGTGGGATCCACAAAGCTCGGATTCTCTCAGGAATCGCATGAGAAACTGACTGTCCCTTGCCCAACATGTCTTCTCCAGGCTGTCTGCTATAGCCTCAGGcgcctccccactccctcccgcGGCACCGTCACTAGTGGGTAGTCACAGCCTCCCGGAGCCCATAGCCGGTTCTCCAACCTTTAGTCTTCGGTGACTTTGGGATGCCCTCTCAGTGGAGTCCGTCCGTGGTTGCAGTCCCCGGGGGCAGCGGGAGAATGGCTTGGAGGCGCACCTTTCCCGCTGCCGGGCCCGCCGCATTTCCAGGCTCCGCTCAGTGTCTGGGACGCGCTGGGACGCCCCCACCtacaccctcacccccacctccgGTGTGTGCGGTGTAACCATGCGTTAAGGACCTTCCTCGAGAGTGACTGTGGGGCCCGAGGTGCAGGGGTCGCGACCTGCCAGCGCTCAGCCGACGTCTCCCTTCCCGGCTTGACCGCAGGTATCTGGCCATCCGCTACCCGCTGCACTCCCGCGAACTGCGCACGCCTCGAAACGCGCTGGCAGCGATCGCGCTCATCTGGGGGCTGTCGCTGCTCTTCTCTGGGCCCTACCTGAGTTACTACCGCCAGTCGCAGCTGGCCAACCTGACCGTGTGCCATCCCGCGTGGAGCGCCCCTCGCCGCCGCGCCATGGACCTCTGCACCTTCGTCTTCAGCTACCTGCTTCCGGTGCTGGTTCTCAGCCTGACCTACGCGCGCACCCTGCGCTACCTCTGGCGTGCCGTCGACCCGGTGGCCGCGGGCTCGGGTGCCCGGCGCGCCAAACGCAAGGTGACACGCATGATCCTTATCGTGGCCGCGCTCTTCTGCCTCTGCTGGATGCCCCACCACGCGCTCATCCTCTGCGTGTGGTTCGGCCATTTCCCGCTCACGCGCGCTACTTACGCGCTTCGCATCCTCTCGCACCTGGTCTCCTACGCCAACTCCTGCGTGAACCCCATCGTTTACGCGCTGGTCTCCAAACACTTCCGCAAAGGGTTCCGCAAGATCTGCGCGGGCCTGCTGGGCCGTGCCCCACGCCGAGCCTCGGGCCGCGTGTGCGCTGCCGCGCCGGGCACCCACAGTGGCAGCGTGCTGGAGCGCGAGTCCACCGACCTGTCGCACGTGAGCGAGGCGGCAGAGGCCCTTCATCCCTGCCCCGGCGCTTCCCAGCCGTGCACCCTCGAGCCTGGTCCCGGCCCGTCTTGGCGGGGCCCAAAGGCAGGCAACAGCATCCTGACAGTTGATGTGACCTGAAAACACTTAGCGGGCACGCTTGGATGTTACAGAGTTGGAGTCATTGTTGGGGGACTGTGGGGAGAGCTTTGCCTGTTAATAAAACGCACAAACCATTTCACATGCAGCGACAGCGCTGTTTCACGTTTCTCATTGTCTTGAGACTCTGTGGGAAGCCTCTGGGGCTTCACACAGGGGCTCCCTAGGGGTGAGTGCAGGACCCTTTGCAGAGCTACCAGGAAAGAGGGCTGACCACACCTAAGGCAGCCGGGTTACAATCCGCATAAAAATCTGAGCCTGGGGAGCGTGCgacagaggcaggcagactgtTTTAGGCGTTCAATAAAGTCGGTCGATGACAGACACAGATGTGTGTTCCCAGTCGCATTTGTGCTCTGGTGTGTAACAGATCTGTCCTCGCCTGCTTCCAGCTCCCAGGGCCCCTTTGAGTCTGGACAGCCCAGTCAGTCCCCTCCATTTTTGGCCTTAGCTTTTCCTTCCCTCGCTGCAGCTGGGCCAGGATCAAGTCTCCAGGGGCTGTTTCACTCCAGATAGAACTCCCTTTccagaggcttttttttttttttggtttctgtgttgttgttgtttgttttctgagatggagttttgctcttgttgcccaggctggagtgcaatggtgcaatcttggctcactgcgacctctgcctcccaggttcaagtgattctcctgcctcagtctcccaagtagctgggcttaccaCCATGGATACTAAtacagctaatttctgtatttttagtagagacagggttttaccatattggccaggctggtctcaaactcctgacctcagcctccttcaaagtgctgggattactgggattACCAgaattcttttgttctttttttttttctttggtgtgtgtgtggtggggggagggaaggcagagtctggctctgtagctcagactgaagtgcagtgttgtgatcttggctcactgcaacctccacttcctgggctcaagtgatccagcttcagcctcccgagtagttgggactacaggtgcatgccaccatgtccagctaatttttgtgtttttgatagagacagagtctccctatgttactctggtctcaaacccctgggctcaagcaatctgccctccttggtctcccaaagtgctgagattacaggcatgagccaccatgtccagggTTCTTGAGCCAAGGCTCTTTACACAAAATCACTTCAGTGTTTAAGGAGAGCAGGGAGATTCTCAAGGCTGTCCCCATCTCACATCATTGAGCACAGAACACTCACCAAGGGTTTGGGTCTTAGGTAGGTTGGTGTCAGCCACTGAAATGCAGGGGACACCCGTGGGCCCTGATTGGAAGGACAAAATCGGGGAGAGGTAGAGGTCTTACACCTGCCAGGTCCCCCTGGGCAGGCATTGAGCGTCGCAACGGGTTCCAGGTGGTGGAAATGGAGCGGGACAGGGACACCAAGGCAGCTGCAGTGTGGGCGGGGCTGGGTCCTGGGCTTTATCTTTGGGTGTTTGCGGAACTGGGGCAGAGGCTGCCAAGTCCACGGCTCTAGGGTCCTTGCCCAGAGCAGCTGCCTCTGACCAATTGCTCAGCTGCCGGAGAAGTGACTAGAACAGAGGTTGTAGCTTAGGCACTGTTGCTCCTTCCAGTCCCTCCGTGCAGTTGATGATGGCCCTGTGGCCCCTGCTCCATTTCACCTTCCTGGGGTTTAGCATCACCTGGCCCTTGGTCCATGGGCAGGGCTTCCAAGAGACAGCAGCCGGTAGGTGGAGGGCAAGGTCATAAGCTTTGCGATGGGCCCTAGGGCACCTGAGTGACCTTGACCTTTATCGCTCAGTCTGGCCATCCCTCTTCAACGTCAGCTTGCCCCAGAAGGCTCAGGAAAGCATCCAGATTCCAAACAATGGGAGTGCACCCCTGCTCGTGGATGTGCAGGTGTTTGTCTCCAATGTGTTTAATGTGGTAAGTGCCGCTAGGCCAAGGGCCctaagtgctgggctgggcaggagaCAGGACTCAGCCCTGGATAGTGCTGGGGTCTCCTGCCGTGTTCGTGTTCTGCCAACACAGCGCTCACCCTGAGGTGACGCACTGCCCTTCCCTCAGGACATCCTGCGATACACAATGTCCTCCATGCTGCTGCTTAAGCTGGTGAGCTCCTATCCCCGGGGAGGTGGGATGGGAAAGCCCAGCTGAGTCCAGCTCAGAAGTACCAGCCTTCATCAACATGCTGAGCTTGGGGGCATGGATACGTGGAGATCAGGAGCCTCAGTGGTGCCCTTGTGTCCCCAGTCCTGGCTGGACACGCGCCTGGCCTGGAACACTAGTGCACACCCGCGGCACGCTGTCACGCTACCCTGGGATTCTCTCTGGACACCAAGGCTCACCATCCTGGAGGCGTAAGTGAAACAGTTCCTGCCCCAGGAATCTGCGGTGCATAGCCCTCCTTTTCCCCATCTACAACCTAGAGGCTGGGTGAATATGCCCCTCCTGGCAGTCCCTGCCAGACTAGCAGTGCATCTCTACTGCCTCTGTGGTTGGGGGTGGGATGCCAGGGTCTCCCCTGGCCCTGTCCAAGGGGCTGGGGCTCTGGCTGTGGTACCTTTCCCCACAGGCTCTGGGTGAACTGGAGGGACCAGAGCCCACAGGTCCGAGTAGACCAGGACGGCCACGTGAAGCTCAATCTGGCCCTCACCACGGAGACCAACTGCAACTTTG
Protein-coding sequences here:
- the LOC105469190 gene encoding galanin receptor type 2, which gives rise to MNVSGCPGAGNASQVGGGGGWHPEAVIVPLLFALIFLVGTVGNTLVLAVLLRGGQAVSTTNLFILNLGVADLCFILCCVPFQATIYTLDGWVFGSLLCKAVHFLIFLTMHASSFTLAAVSLDRYLAIRYPLHSRELRTPRNALAAIALIWGLSLLFSGPYLSYYRQSQLANLTVCHPAWSAPRRRAMDLCTFVFSYLLPVLVLSLTYARTLRYLWRAVDPVAAGSGARRAKRKVTRMILIVAALFCLCWMPHHALILCVWFGHFPLTRATYALRILSHLVSYANSCVNPIVYALVSKHFRKGFRKICAGLLGRAPRRASGRVCAAAPGTHSGSVLERESTDLSHVSEAAEALHPCPGASQPCTLEPGPGPSWRGPKAGNSILTVDVT